Below is a window of Demequina muriae DNA.
TCGAACGCGAGCTGATCTCCGGATCGCCTGAGCCCGCACCGCCGACGGCGCCGGAGCCCGACGAGGCCGAGGACCCCTACGACCAATGGGCGGACGACGACGAGCGCTGAACCGCGCCCTGGAACGTCCGTAGCGTCGCGCTCGTAGGCGCCGCGCGTCCGCATCGGCCGCCGTCCGGGCCTGAGCATCGCGCTCTGTCCGCGCGCCCCGCCGGACGCACCCGCTGACCGCTCTGCGCCTCGTGCCCTCCTCGCATTGTCCGCGCGCAGCCGTCGTCTCGGCTCTGTGTCCCGCCGCCGTCCATGACGCTCGGACCATCCGAGCCCGCAGGCGGCAGTTGAGCACAGCTCGCGCGGCGCCTGCTCGGATGATCCGAGTCTGATGCTCACGGCAGCCGAAAACCCAGGCTGTGGACAACGCTCACCCGCGTTCCGCCTGCGCCACAGTAGCGACCATGGATCCGGTCGCGGCATGCGCGCAACGGGGAGGCGTTGCCACGTACGCGGAACTCAGCTCGTCAGGGGTGGCCCGCCGCGCGCTTGCGGCCGCCGTCGCGAGCGGCGACGTCTTCCGTATCGCGACGGGGGTCTACGCACTCCCCACCGCATCGCGGCTCGCACGCGCGGAGGCCGTCCATCGTGGCACCCGCACCTGCATCACCGCGCTCGCCGCGCACGGCCTGCCTCATCGCACCGTCGACTCGCGGCTCCACCTGGCGATACCCGCGTCGAGCAACCATGGTCGATCGTCGCGTGATCTGCGACTGCACTGGTACGCGGGCCCGATCGCGGACGCAGGCACCATCCTTGGCGCCATCGATGTGGCGTCCCTGTGCCTTGCGGACGTCGACCAGCTCGCCGCCATCGACGCCGCACTCAACCGCGGGCTCATCGCCCCGCGCGACCTCGACCACCTCACGGTGACACCGTCGTCCCGTGCCGCCTGGCTCCGATGCCACTGCGACGACGAGTGCCAGTCGCCGCCCGAGACGTTCGTGCGCGTGGCCATGCGAGAAGTCGGACTGCCGGTCCGCACCCAGGTCCAGGTGTCCGGCGTCGGTCGCGTGGACTTCCTGGTGGACGATGCGGTGATCATCGAGGTCGATGGCAAGACCTACCACATGAACGAGCGCGCGTTCTGGGAGGACCGACGGCGCGACCGCGTGGCGCAGGTCGGGGGGCTGATGGTGCTGAGGTTCACCCGTGAGGACGTCGAACGCGACCTCGGCGGCGTGATCGCACTGGTCACGCGGGCCGTCACCATGGCGCGGAGGCGGCGCGGACTGGCACCGCTGGCGACGCGGGAGGGTCCGCAGTGGACCCCATGGGTGCGGGATCGCCGCGGGAGGCTCCAGTAACGCCGTACAAGCGACTCGGACCAACCGGGTGGTGCGCGGAACGCCGCGCCATGCGGCCGATGCGCGGGCTCAGTTCATCCGCGTCTCGTGCACGCACCTGGGCGACGGGTGCGCGTCAATCGTGCAGAGGGGGTCAGGCGCGGTAGGCGCCGCTGAGGAGCACCGCACCACCGTCGACGCCCTTGGCGCCGCGCACGGTGTCGGGGCCCGTCACACGGCCGTCGTCAGCGACGATCTCGCCCAGGGTCCACGCGGGCACGCCCGCGGCGGCCGATGCGGCGAGCAGGGCGTCTGCCTCGTCAGGGGCGACGATCGCCACCATGCCGACGCCCATGTTGAGCGTGGACTCGAGATCGTTCCACGGCACCGCCCCGGCGGACTGCACCAGAGAGAACACCGCGGGCAGATCCCAGGCGTCGCGGGCGACCGTCGCGGCCATGCCCCGCGGGATCACGCGCGCGACGTTGGCAGCGAGGCCGCCGCCGGTCACGTGCGAGAAGGCGCGCAGCCCCGGGGTGGAAGCCGCAAGATCCACGCACAGCTGCGCGTAGATGCGGGTCGGCTCGAGGAGCTCCTCGCCCACCGTGCGGCCCAGGTCCGCCATGTGGTCGTCGAGCGACCAACCCGCGTGCGACGCGACGCGCCGCACCAGGGAATAGCCGTTCGAGTGCAGCCCGGAGGATGCCATCGCGACCACCGCGTCGCCCTCGCGCACGCGCTCGGCGCCCAGCAGCGCATCGGCCTCGACGACGCCGATGGCCGCTCCCGCCACGTCATAGTCCTCGGGGTCCATGACGCCGGGGTGCTCGGCGGTCTCGCCGCCCACCAGCGCCGTGCCGGCCATCTCGCAGCCGAGCGCGATGCCGCGCACGATGTCCGCGATGCGCTCGGGCACGACCTTGCCGCACGCGATGTAGTCGGTCATGACGAGCGGCTTCGCGCCGCACACCACGATGTCGTCGACGACCATGGCGACGAGGTCCTGGCCAATGGTGTCGTGCACGTCCATCTGGCGCGCGATGACGATCTTGGTGCCCACCCCGTCGGTCGACGACGCGAGCAGCGGCCGGCGGTAGTCCTTGAGCGCCGAGGCGTCGAACAGGCCGGCGAAGCCGCCCACGCCGCCCAGCACCTCGGGTCCGTGGGTGCGGGCCACCGCCTCCTTCATGAGCTCGACGGCCTTGTCGCCGGCCTCGGTGTCGACGCCGGACTCCGCGTACGTGAGAGGGGCCGATGCGGGCGCTAAGTGGGTCACGGAGCAACCTCCACGGGCTGGGTGGCGAGCAGGTGGCGGGCGTCGACGGGTGGCTCGATGGGGTATTCGCCCGTGAAGCAGGCGGTGCACAGCCGGTCGCGGGGCTGCTCGGTGGCCTCGATCATCGACTCGGTGGAGATGTAGCCCAGGGAGTCCGCACCGAGCTGGTCACGGATCTCCTCGACGCTGCGGCCCACCGCGGCGAGCTCCTCCCGCGTGGCGAAGTCGATGCCGTAGAAGCACGGCCAGGTCACCGGCGGCGAGGAGATCCGCACGTGCACCTCGGCGGCGCCGGCCTCACGCAGCATCTGCACGATGGCGCTCTGAGTGTTGCCGCGCACGATCGAGTCATCGACCACCACGAGACGTTTGCCCGCGATCTGCTCGCGCAGCGGGTTGAGCTTAAGACGGATCCCCAGCTTCCGCAGCGTCTGCGACGGCTGGATGAAGGTGCGGCCCACGTAGGCGTTCTTGGTGAGGCCCTGCCCGAACGGGATGCCGGACTCCTGCGCGTAGCCCACGGCGGCGGGGGTGCCCGACTCGGGCGTCGGCATCACCATGTCCGCCTCGACGGGGTGCTCGCGGGCGAGGCGGCGGCCCATCTCGACCCGAGCGGCATGCACCGACCGCCCGGCGATCGATGTGTCGGGGCGCGCCAGGTACACGTACTCGAAGACGCAGCCCTTGGGTCGCGCCTCGGCGAAGCGCTGCGAGTGCACGCCGTCGCCGTCGATCGTCAGGAACTCTCCTGGCTCGACCTCGCGCTCCCAGGTCGCGCCCACGATGTCGAGGGCCGCCGTCTCGGAGGCCACGACGTAGCCGCCCGAGGGGAGCTTTCCCAGCACGAGCGGGCGGACGCCCTGAGGGTCGCGCGCGGCGTAGAGCGTGGTCTCGTCCATGAACACGAGCGAGAACGCGCCGGCGAGGTGCGGCATCAGCTCGAGCGCGGCCTCCGCGAGCGTGTCATAGCGGTCCCAGCCGAGCAGCGCCGTGACGATCGAGGTGTCGGTGAACCCCTCCGCGCGGATCGCGTCGTGGCGGTCGCTGCCGAGCCGCTCCTCGACCAGCTCGAGCAGCTGGGGCGTGTTCGTCAGGTTGCCGTTGTGCCCCAGCGCGACGGTGCCGGCGCGCGTGGGCCCGAGAGTGGGCTGGGCGTTCGCCCATACCGAGGCGCCGGTCGTCGAGTAGCGCGCGTGGCCGATGGCGAGGTGCCCCTGGAGTGCCTCGAGCGCACGCTCGTCGAACACCTGCGACACCAGCCCCATGTCCTTGTAGACCAGGATCTTGTCGCCCATGGACGTCGCGATCCCCGCAGACTCCTGACCGCGGTGCTGCAGCGCGTAGAGGCCGAAGTACGTGAGCTTCGCCACTTCCTCCTCGGGCGCGTAGATCCCGAACACACCGCATGCATCCTGCGGGCCCTTCTCGCCGGGGAGCAGGTCGTGGTTCAGCCGTCCGTCTCCACGGGGCATCAGCGGCGCTCCTCATCCGGGGTCGAGGGGGTGGCGGGCTCTCCGGCGGCCGATGCGGGGGCGGAGTCCGCAGCTGCGTCGCCTGGGGCGGGCGGCGGCCAGGCCGATGCCGGCGCCGTCTTGAGGTACCGGGGGGTGCCACGGTCGAGGCCGATCGCGATCAGACCCGTCACCATGCCCCCGATGAGCGCGAAGCCGAGGCCCACCAGGATCGCGACCATGCCGCGGCCCACGCCGGTGGAGTTGGGAAGGAGCAGACCGCACAGCGCACCGGCGACGAAGCCTGCGGTCACACCCGTGCCGACCACGCGGCCGAACCGAGGTGCGCGGCGCAGGCGAGCGGGCATCGAGATTCGCCTCAGCTCGTCCTCCGAGGGCGTGTCCTCGGGCTCCGGGGGGCGGGGGGCGTCGCTCACGCCCCAAGTGTAGGCCGTGGCCGCCACGGACGGGTCACGGCGCGAGAAGGGGGCCGATGCGCGCATCGGCCCCCTCGTCGCGCCCGTGGGCGATCAGCCCTTCGTGGACCCCGCCAGCAGGCCACGCACGAAGTAGCGCTGCAGCGAGAAGAACACGATGAGCGGGATGATCATCGAGATGAACGCCGCCGGCGGCACGAGGTACGCGTACTGGCCGTAGTCGCCCGCGAGGTTCGAGATCGGGTAGGTCAGCGGGTACGTCCTGTTGCTTCCGAACACCGCGGAGACGAGCAGGTCGTTCCACACCCACAGGAACTGGAAGATCGCGATGGAGGCGATCGCCGGCAGTGACAGCGGGATGATGATGCGGAAGAACACCTGCGTGTGACTCGCGCCATCGACACGCGCGGCCTCGAGGACCTCGCGTGGGATATGGGCCACGAAGTTATGCAGGAGGAACACGCACAGCGGCAGCGCGAAGATCGTGTGCGCGATCCACACGCCCCCGAACTCTCCCGCCAGACCCAGGTTCTCCGGTCCGAGGATGCGCAGCAGCGGGATGAGCGCGAGCTGCAGCGGCACCACCTGGAGCGCGAAGATGAGCACGAACAGGAAGTTCGACCCACGGAATGGGATCCACGCGAACGCGTACGCCGCCATCAATGCCAGGACGACCGGGAACACCACCGACGGGACCGTGACCACGATCGAGTTCATGACGTTCGCCAGCAGTGGCGGTGCGGTCGAGTTGTCGCCGAACGAGTCGAACAGCACGTAGCCGAAGTTCTCGAACGTGAGCGCGCCGTCGGCCATCACGGTCCACCACGCATCGGTGCGGTAGCGATCGCCCGGCACCAGCGCATTCATGAACAGCGCGATGGTGGGGATGGTCCACACCATGGCGATGATGATCGCCGCGGCAGTGGCCCACGGAGAGGTCAGATTCTCCTTGGCCTTCTTCGACCGAGACGTCGCCTTGCCCGCCCGGTCCTTGTCCTCCTTCAGCGGTTGCTGCACGGGAGGCTGCATGGAGGTGCTCATCAGCGGGTCTCCTTCACCTTGTTGAGGGAGCGGACGTTGTAGATCACGATCGGCACCACGAACACGAACAGGATCACCGCGAGCGCCGCACCGAGAGACTCACGTCCCTCGACGAAGCTCAGCACGTACATGCGGTTGGCGACGATGTCGGTGGAGTTGCGCCCCTGCGTCACCGTCCGAACGATGTCGTAGACCTTGAGCGCCATGATCGTGATGGTCGTGAGCACCACCACGAGGGTGCTGCGGATCGACGGAATGGTGATGGAGAGGAACCGCTGCCAGGCATTGGCGCCGTCGAGCGACGCCGCCTCGTTGATCTCGGCAGGAACGCCCTTGATCGCGGCCGAGAGGATCACCATGGCGAAACCGGTCTGGATCCACACCAGAATGATGATGAGCCAGAAGGTGTTCAGCGGGTTGTCGGCCAGGAAGTTGTACGGGTCGAGCCCCACGAGCGCCCGGAGGGCGTTGAGGAGTCCTGTCTGCTCTCCGACCTGCTGGTAGTCGTACATGATGTTGCCCCAGATGACCGAGGCGCCCACCAGCGAGATGGCCATCGGCATGAACACCAGCGACTTCAGGACCTTCTCGCCCTTGGCCTTGTCGATGAAGACCGCGTAGGCGAGACCGAAGCCGGTGGACAGCAGCGGCACCAGGATCATCCACACGAAGGTGTTGAGGATCGTGCGCAGCGTGCCCGGGTCCGAGAAGGCGAAGCGGTAGTTGTCGAGCCCGACGAACTGCATCGTCGTGGTGTAGATCCCGGTGTCGGGATCCGGCGCATCCGTCACCGTGTTGAAGGACAGCCACGTGGTGTCGATGGCGGGCCAGATCAGTCCGATGCCCAGCAGGAGCAGCACCGGAGAGATCAAGACGATGAGCGTGATCTTCTCGCGGAACCTGCCCTTGATGAGGTCTGCGCCGTACATGACGAGAACGACGATGATCAGGAAGACCACGATCGCCACCGCGCCGAACAGGACGTTGGAGCCTTGTGTCGCCCAGAAATCCCCATCCAGCCCGGCCGTGGGGAGAACGCGTGGCCCGGACAGGAGCACCTCAGTCGACGTCATCGTCGACTCCTTTCAAGTCGTGGGGCGGGGGTCGGCTGGGCCCCGCGCAGTGCGCGGGGCCCAGCCGTCCTGCTCACCTATGCCGAATCACGGCCAGGCGTTCTCGATGTCCGACAGAACCGTGTCGAGCGGCGTGCCCGAGACGAAGTCGTTGATGCTCGTCCAGAAGGCCGAGGATCCGACCTCTGCGGGCATCAGGTCCGATGCGTCGAAGCGGAAGATCGTGTCCTCACCCTGGAGGATCTCGATCGACGCCTGTCCGATCGGGCTCGATGCATTGGCGGGGTCCAGACCCGTGTTGGCCGAGATCACGCCACCGATGGAGACGCGCTCGTTCGCCCAGGTGTCAGACGAAAGGAACGCCTGAAGTGCCTGAGTGGGCTCCTCCTCGTTGAACGCGGCGACGAACTCGCCACCGCCGGTCACCGCAGCGGGGTCATCCGCGTTGATGTTCGGCGTCAGGAATGCCCAGATGTCGCCGTCCTCGGCCACCGTGGTGCCCTCGGGCCACTGAGCCTCGTAGAACGAGGCCTGGTGGTGCAGCGAGCAGGTGCCGTTGAGGATCTCGAGACCCGCCTCCTGGAACGCGGTGTCGACGATCGAGCCCGGGTCTCCGAGTCCACCGTTCACGTAGTCCGGGTTGAGCGCGATGTCGCCGAAGGCCTCGAACGACTCGGTGATCTCAGGCGACGTGAAGTCCAGGTCGCCTGCGACCCACTGGTCGTAG
It encodes the following:
- a CDS encoding DUF3073 family protein, producing the protein MGRGRQKAKDAKIARQLKYSNHGLDLRDLERELISGSPEPAPPTAPEPDEAEDPYDQWADDDER
- a CDS encoding endonuclease domain-containing protein → MDPVAACAQRGGVATYAELSSSGVARRALAAAVASGDVFRIATGVYALPTASRLARAEAVHRGTRTCITALAAHGLPHRTVDSRLHLAIPASSNHGRSSRDLRLHWYAGPIADAGTILGAIDVASLCLADVDQLAAIDAALNRGLIAPRDLDHLTVTPSSRAAWLRCHCDDECQSPPETFVRVAMREVGLPVRTQVQVSGVGRVDFLVDDAVIIEVDGKTYHMNERAFWEDRRRDRVAQVGGLMVLRFTREDVERDLGGVIALVTRAVTMARRRRGLAPLATREGPQWTPWVRDRRGRLQ
- the purM gene encoding phosphoribosylformylglycinamidine cyclo-ligase, coding for MTHLAPASAPLTYAESGVDTEAGDKAVELMKEAVARTHGPEVLGGVGGFAGLFDASALKDYRRPLLASSTDGVGTKIVIARQMDVHDTIGQDLVAMVVDDIVVCGAKPLVMTDYIACGKVVPERIADIVRGIALGCEMAGTALVGGETAEHPGVMDPEDYDVAGAAIGVVEADALLGAERVREGDAVVAMASSGLHSNGYSLVRRVASHAGWSLDDHMADLGRTVGEELLEPTRIYAQLCVDLAASTPGLRAFSHVTGGGLAANVARVIPRGMAATVARDAWDLPAVFSLVQSAGAVPWNDLESTLNMGVGMVAIVAPDEADALLAASAAAGVPAWTLGEIVADDGRVTGPDTVRGAKGVDGGAVLLSGAYRA
- the purF gene encoding amidophosphoribosyltransferase; this encodes MPRGDGRLNHDLLPGEKGPQDACGVFGIYAPEEEVAKLTYFGLYALQHRGQESAGIATSMGDKILVYKDMGLVSQVFDERALEALQGHLAIGHARYSTTGASVWANAQPTLGPTRAGTVALGHNGNLTNTPQLLELVEERLGSDRHDAIRAEGFTDTSIVTALLGWDRYDTLAEAALELMPHLAGAFSLVFMDETTLYAARDPQGVRPLVLGKLPSGGYVVASETAALDIVGATWEREVEPGEFLTIDGDGVHSQRFAEARPKGCVFEYVYLARPDTSIAGRSVHAARVEMGRRLAREHPVEADMVMPTPESGTPAAVGYAQESGIPFGQGLTKNAYVGRTFIQPSQTLRKLGIRLKLNPLREQIAGKRLVVVDDSIVRGNTQSAIVQMLREAGAAEVHVRISSPPVTWPCFYGIDFATREELAAVGRSVEEIRDQLGADSLGYISTESMIEATEQPRDRLCTACFTGEYPIEPPVDARHLLATQPVEVAP
- a CDS encoding carbohydrate ABC transporter permease, with protein sequence MSTSMQPPVQQPLKEDKDRAGKATSRSKKAKENLTSPWATAAAIIIAMVWTIPTIALFMNALVPGDRYRTDAWWTVMADGALTFENFGYVLFDSFGDNSTAPPLLANVMNSIVVTVPSVVFPVVLALMAAYAFAWIPFRGSNFLFVLIFALQVVPLQLALIPLLRILGPENLGLAGEFGGVWIAHTIFALPLCVFLLHNFVAHIPREVLEAARVDGASHTQVFFRIIIPLSLPAIASIAIFQFLWVWNDLLVSAVFGSNRTYPLTYPISNLAGDYGQYAYLVPPAAFISMIIPLIVFFSLQRYFVRGLLAGSTKG
- a CDS encoding carbohydrate ABC transporter permease, with amino-acid sequence MTSTEVLLSGPRVLPTAGLDGDFWATQGSNVLFGAVAIVVFLIIVVLVMYGADLIKGRFREKITLIVLISPVLLLLGIGLIWPAIDTTWLSFNTVTDAPDPDTGIYTTTMQFVGLDNYRFAFSDPGTLRTILNTFVWMILVPLLSTGFGLAYAVFIDKAKGEKVLKSLVFMPMAISLVGASVIWGNIMYDYQQVGEQTGLLNALRALVGLDPYNFLADNPLNTFWLIIILVWIQTGFAMVILSAAIKGVPAEINEAASLDGANAWQRFLSITIPSIRSTLVVVLTTITIMALKVYDIVRTVTQGRNSTDIVANRMYVLSFVEGRESLGAALAVILFVFVVPIVIYNVRSLNKVKETR